One stretch of Methanobacteriaceae archaeon DNA includes these proteins:
- the tpiA gene encoding triose-phosphate isomerase, which produces MKLISKTPIVILNFKTYLESTGKNALELAKACEKVAKETGVNIAVAPQHIDLYNLSKEVDIPVLAQHIDPITAGGHTGSVLMECAQEAGAVGTLINHSEKRMNLADIGEIVKRSSQAEMVSVVCTNNIETSAAAASLGPNFIAVEPPELIGSGIPVSQAEPEVVTGTVAAVQKINPSVKILCGAGISTGDDMKAALDLGSEGVLLASGIILAKSPEKALLDLVSKI; this is translated from the coding sequence ATGAAGCTAATTTCAAAAACTCCCATTGTAATATTGAATTTCAAAACATACCTGGAATCGACAGGAAAAAACGCTTTAGAATTAGCTAAAGCATGTGAAAAAGTAGCAAAAGAAACAGGAGTAAATATTGCAGTGGCTCCCCAACATATAGATCTTTATAATCTATCAAAAGAAGTTGATATTCCCGTACTAGCACAACATATTGATCCAATTACTGCCGGCGGCCATACTGGAAGCGTTCTCATGGAATGTGCTCAAGAAGCCGGAGCAGTAGGTACTTTGATAAATCACTCTGAAAAGAGAATGAATTTAGCAGACATTGGTGAAATTGTTAAAAGATCTTCCCAAGCGGAAATGGTCAGCGTGGTTTGTACTAATAATATTGAAACCAGTGCAGCAGCAGCTTCATTAGGACCTAATTTTATTGCTGTAGAGCCACCAGAACTTATAGGATCCGGAATACCTGTTTCACAGGCCGAACCTGAAGTTGTCACCGGTACAGTTGCTGCAGTACAAAAGATAAATCCTTCTGTGAAGATTCTTTGTGGTGCTGGTATTTCCACCGGCGATGACATGAAAGCTGCTCTAGATCTAGGATCAGAAGGTGTTTTATTAGCATCTGGCATTATTCTAGCTAAAAGTCCTGAAAAAGCACTTCTAGATTTGGTAAGTAAAATTTAA
- a CDS encoding phosphoglycerate kinase: MSLKFNTIDDFQFNNKTVLVRVDINSPVDPNTGIILDDTRMKLHAETILELSDKGAKTILLAHQSRPGKKDFTTLEQHAHVLSKILGRPVIYVEDIFGCAAMETIARLEPGDVLLLENVRFYSEEVLKREAHLQADTHMVKKLSSIADYFINDAFATAHRSQPSLVGFAFELPSAAGRLMEKELRILYGALDNVQRPCVYVLGGVKVDDSIMVIENVLENGSADFILTTGLVANIFLLASKVKIGRCNKEFIEKKGYFDFLKVAERLIDKFKDKISIPIDVAICKDNKRMDVPVNEIPDLPIYDIGTETIKLYAQKIRQAKTIFANGPAGVFENPEFSIGTDDILNAIASSDGFSIIGGGHLAAAAVQMGFEGEIDHISSGGGASISLLAGEELPVVKVLEEVAVKK, translated from the coding sequence ATGTCACTCAAATTCAATACCATAGATGATTTTCAGTTTAACAACAAGACAGTTCTAGTCCGAGTAGATATAAATTCCCCTGTGGACCCTAATACTGGAATTATCTTAGATGACACACGAATGAAACTTCATGCAGAAACTATACTCGAACTATCTGATAAAGGAGCTAAAACTATCCTTTTAGCTCATCAAAGTCGTCCAGGTAAAAAGGATTTTACCACCTTAGAACAACATGCACATGTTTTATCCAAAATACTCGGTCGGCCTGTGATTTATGTAGAAGATATATTTGGGTGTGCGGCCATGGAAACAATTGCCCGACTTGAGCCAGGTGACGTTTTACTCCTTGAAAATGTCCGCTTTTACTCAGAAGAAGTTTTAAAAAGAGAAGCTCATCTGCAAGCAGACACCCATATGGTGAAAAAACTTTCTTCCATTGCCGATTACTTTATTAACGATGCTTTTGCAACTGCTCATCGATCACAGCCTTCATTAGTCGGTTTTGCCTTCGAATTACCATCCGCGGCAGGAAGATTGATGGAAAAAGAACTTAGAATTCTTTATGGTGCATTAGATAATGTCCAGAGACCTTGCGTGTATGTTTTAGGTGGAGTAAAAGTCGATGATTCCATTATGGTAATAGAAAATGTACTGGAAAATGGAAGTGCTGATTTTATTCTCACTACTGGATTAGTAGCCAATATATTCCTTCTAGCATCTAAAGTAAAAATTGGTAGATGTAATAAAGAATTTATTGAGAAAAAGGGATATTTTGATTTTTTAAAGGTTGCTGAGAGGTTAATAGATAAATTTAAGGATAAAATCTCAATACCCATAGATGTGGCAATTTGTAAAGATAATAAAAGGATGGATGTTCCGGTTAATGAGATTCCGGATCTTCCAATATATGACATTGGGACAGAAACTATCAAATTATATGCCCAAAAAATACGTCAGGCCAAAACCATATTTGCCAATGGGCCCGCCGGAGTTTTTGAAAATCCAGAATTCAGTATTGGGACCGATGACATACTCAATGCCATAGCTTCTTCAGATGGATTCTCTATTATTGGAGGAGGCCATCTAGCAGCAGCCGCAGTTCAAATGGGCTTTGAAGGTGAAATTGATCACATTAGTAGTGGTGGTGGGGCCAGTATAAGTCTTCTGGCAGGTGAAGAACTTCCAGTAGTAAAAGTTTTAGAAGAAGTGGCCGTTAAAAAATAA
- a CDS encoding DNA-directed RNA polymerase subunit H, which translates to MKKDILKHELVPDHVILSESEVSKVLKKIEAHPEQLPKIKTDDPVVKSIGAKEGDILEITRKSATAGKFVTYRRVHD; encoded by the coding sequence GTGAAGAAAGATATCTTAAAGCACGAACTAGTTCCCGATCATGTTATTTTGTCTGAATCTGAAGTTTCTAAAGTACTTAAAAAAATTGAAGCACATCCTGAACAGCTCCCTAAAATAAAAACTGATGACCCTGTGGTCAAATCTATTGGGGCTAAAGAAGGAGACATACTTGAAATAACTCGTAAAAGCGCCACAGCAGGAAAATTTGTTACTTATAGGCGGGTGCATGATTAA
- a CDS encoding transglutaminase domain-containing protein has protein sequence MPFSQGALLGDIQNSKTTLKIDGTVSQVSAASITKATAAENAQLTHLQGKAGLSTLRKYINKHLNHRSGAAHTAAGVNKTGYGDCWGLSDWTAKILKKNGYTVRVVQGATSASSRHRWTQVKIDGKWITFEPSLVTKKYGSKPYTSTCAKASKVIVTYNGK, from the coding sequence TTGCCCTTTTCACAAGGGGCTTTATTAGGAGACATCCAAAACTCTAAAACTACTTTAAAAATCGATGGAACAGTTTCACAAGTAAGCGCTGCTAGTATTACTAAAGCTACGGCAGCAGAGAATGCACAATTAACTCATTTGCAAGGAAAAGCTGGATTAAGCACTTTGCGAAAATACATTAACAAACACTTAAATCACAGATCCGGAGCAGCTCATACTGCTGCAGGTGTTAATAAAACCGGATACGGAGACTGCTGGGGACTCTCAGATTGGACTGCAAAGATACTCAAAAAAAATGGATACACCGTCCGAGTGGTGCAAGGTGCAACATCAGCATCATCCAGACACCGCTGGACACAAGTAAAAATTGATGGAAAATGGATCACCTTTGAACCTTCACTGGTGACCAAAAAATATGGAAGTAAACCTTACACATCTACTTGTGCAAAAGCAAGCAAGGTCATAGTAACCTATAATGGTAAATAG